The following coding sequences are from one Ruminococcus flavefaciens AE3010 window:
- a CDS encoding IMP cyclohydrolase has translation MKKLDLAKELSTNAYPGRGIVIGKSDCGKYAVTAYFIMGRSENSRNRVFIEDGKGIRTEAFDPSKLTDPHLIIYAPVRVLGNKLIVTNGDQTDTIYELMDKQYTFEQALRTREFEDDAPNYTPRISGILRFGDEGFNYAMSILKSANGNPDSCQRYTFSYTNPIAGEGHFIHTYMGDGSPLPSFEGEPKLVGISGNIDQFTDMLWNNLNADNKVSLFVRYVNLETNAEETRIVNKNK, from the coding sequence ATGAAAAAGCTTGACTTAGCAAAGGAACTCAGCACAAACGCTTACCCGGGAAGAGGTATCGTCATCGGTAAGAGCGACTGCGGAAAGTACGCTGTAACTGCTTACTTCATCATGGGCAGAAGCGAGAACAGCCGCAACCGTGTATTCATCGAGGACGGCAAGGGTATCCGCACAGAGGCTTTCGATCCTTCAAAGCTCACCGATCCCCACCTCATCATTTACGCTCCCGTAAGAGTTCTCGGCAATAAGCTCATCGTTACAAACGGTGATCAGACCGATACTATCTACGAGCTCATGGACAAGCAGTACACCTTTGAGCAGGCTCTCCGCACAAGAGAATTCGAGGACGACGCTCCCAACTACACTCCCCGTATCTCAGGTATACTCCGTTTCGGCGATGAGGGCTTCAACTACGCAATGTCTATCCTCAAGAGCGCTAACGGCAACCCCGACTCATGTCAGAGATACACATTCAGCTACACAAATCCTATCGCAGGCGAGGGACACTTTATCCACACCTATATGGGCGACGGTTCTCCCCTGCCAAGCTTTGAGGGCGAGCCAAAGCTTGTCGGCATAAGCGGAAATATCGACCAGTTCACAGATATGCTCTGGAACAATCTCAACGCAGACAACAAGGTATCTCTTTTCGTTCGCTATGTGAACCTCGAAACAAACGCCGAAGAAACACGTATCGTAAACAAGAACAAGTGA
- a CDS encoding glycoside hydrolase family 9 protein produces the protein MLKKLTGGIVSAVLLASSAVSALPAGVMTTVNAADGKFNYADALDKSLFFYEAQQAGPLPEWNRVEWKADSAMSDPVLGGWYDAGDHVKFNLPMSYSASMLAWGLYQYPDGVEKAGLKQTYVNNLEFVLDYLAECDKGTEIIYQVGIGKHDHTWWGPVELLEYGMEDNGHSVEEARACLKSSKGCSAVFGEMAAALAAGAAALDGDIDASKKADYLKHAENIYKIAKTSPSDDVYNKSDAQGFYQSSHFYDELFYAANWLYIATKDDAYLADAKSFMPNLGKMLGEGDTLAYGWAHCWDDNMQGAMLLYAINTNDSSAIAHVKKHCDRWVNGDEAKIIDGGLRWLSNWGCLRYANTAAFIATVAGDTILTSEASKYTEFAEAQVNYALGDNPLKQSYVVGFGDKYPQNPHHRTAHGSWKNDLKIPDKTRHILYGALVGGPNQDGSYNDDRQDFINNEVATDYNAGFTAMLCKMIDKYGGTKDASFPQPEVHDGPEFYVEVLSKGGDASGQTISFKVTNHSAWPARVQDNISFRYYMDLSEVKAAGKNPEDLVIRCDRDQSAMYAAKGYKTAEISKPKQYSGDIYYIEVNLPDGRVVLPISEGQQQCEILLAIVMPDYGSGWDSSNDFSAKDLGKTAKGTDGSAVGVVTPYVPVYVNGKLYYGEEPDGTKADGLGGTGSDTPRPTTTTVTKPITTTTTTATTTVTSKGSTTTTTVTDADTTATTTINSRQPYVVNGTAFGDVNEDGTVNQKDVDLLRNYIADPAAYPLTEQGAKNANVSTMGDDKITAEDVDILVKYIEGSVSKLPQYAGAASGPNDEPVDGILYGDANCDRNVDMSDVVIIMQSLANPNKYGINGTDKNHLTELGSNQGDVDRAVEGITSNDALFIQEYLLHKRANLFPSVK, from the coding sequence ATGCTAAAAAAACTGACAGGCGGTATCGTTTCCGCCGTCCTTCTGGCATCGTCCGCCGTTTCGGCTCTGCCCGCAGGTGTTATGACAACAGTTAACGCAGCTGACGGCAAGTTCAACTACGCTGACGCACTGGATAAGTCACTGTTCTTCTATGAGGCACAGCAGGCAGGTCCGCTCCCTGAGTGGAACAGAGTTGAATGGAAGGCTGACTCGGCTATGAGCGACCCCGTTCTCGGCGGCTGGTACGACGCAGGTGACCACGTAAAGTTCAATCTGCCTATGTCTTACTCGGCTTCAATGCTGGCTTGGGGACTTTATCAGTACCCCGACGGCGTGGAAAAGGCAGGTCTCAAGCAGACCTACGTCAACAACCTCGAATTTGTCCTTGATTATCTCGCAGAGTGCGATAAGGGCACAGAGATAATCTATCAGGTAGGTATCGGTAAGCACGACCATACATGGTGGGGTCCTGTTGAGCTTCTTGAATACGGTATGGAGGACAACGGTCACTCCGTTGAAGAGGCAAGAGCATGCCTGAAATCTTCAAAGGGCTGCTCCGCTGTATTCGGTGAAATGGCAGCTGCTCTTGCAGCAGGTGCGGCAGCTCTGGACGGCGACATCGACGCTTCCAAGAAGGCTGACTACTTAAAGCACGCAGAGAACATATACAAGATAGCAAAGACATCTCCAAGCGACGATGTTTACAATAAGAGCGACGCTCAGGGCTTCTATCAGTCAAGCCACTTCTACGACGAGCTCTTCTATGCAGCAAACTGGCTCTACATCGCTACAAAGGACGACGCCTACCTTGCAGACGCAAAGAGCTTCATGCCAAACCTTGGCAAGATGCTGGGCGAGGGCGATACCCTTGCTTACGGCTGGGCTCACTGCTGGGACGACAATATGCAGGGCGCTATGCTCCTCTACGCTATAAATACCAATGACTCCAGCGCTATCGCTCACGTTAAGAAGCACTGCGACCGTTGGGTAAACGGCGACGAGGCTAAGATAATCGACGGCGGTCTCCGCTGGCTCAGCAACTGGGGCTGTCTCAGATACGCTAATACAGCTGCTTTCATTGCAACTGTTGCAGGTGATACTATCCTCACATCAGAGGCTTCAAAGTACACAGAATTTGCTGAAGCTCAGGTGAACTACGCTCTCGGCGACAACCCGCTGAAGCAGAGCTACGTTGTAGGCTTCGGCGACAAGTATCCTCAGAACCCCCACCATCGTACAGCTCACGGCTCATGGAAGAACGATCTGAAGATACCCGATAAGACAAGACATATCCTCTACGGCGCTCTCGTAGGAGGTCCCAATCAGGACGGCTCATACAACGACGACCGTCAGGACTTCATCAATAACGAGGTCGCTACAGACTATAACGCAGGCTTCACAGCTATGCTCTGCAAGATGATCGACAAGTACGGCGGAACCAAGGACGCAAGCTTCCCTCAGCCAGAGGTACACGACGGTCCCGAGTTCTACGTTGAGGTGCTCTCAAAGGGCGGCGACGCAAGCGGACAGACTATCAGCTTCAAGGTAACAAACCACTCCGCATGGCCTGCAAGAGTTCAGGACAACATCTCATTCAGATACTACATGGACCTCAGCGAGGTCAAGGCAGCAGGCAAGAACCCTGAGGATCTCGTTATCCGCTGCGACCGCGACCAGTCCGCTATGTACGCTGCAAAGGGCTACAAGACAGCTGAGATATCCAAGCCAAAGCAGTACAGCGGCGATATCTACTACATCGAGGTAAATCTCCCCGACGGACGAGTTGTTCTTCCTATCTCCGAGGGACAGCAGCAGTGCGAGATACTTCTTGCTATCGTAATGCCCGACTACGGCAGCGGCTGGGATTCATCAAACGACTTCTCCGCTAAGGATCTGGGCAAGACAGCAAAGGGCACTGACGGTTCAGCTGTCGGCGTAGTTACACCTTATGTTCCTGTATACGTAAACGGCAAGCTTTACTACGGCGAAGAGCCCGACGGCACAAAGGCTGACGGTCTCGGCGGCACAGGCAGCGATACTCCAAGACCCACCACAACAACAGTTACAAAGCCCATTACTACAACTACTACAACAGCTACAACAACAGTTACTTCTAAAGGGAGTACTACAACTACGACAGTTACTGATGCAGATACAACAGCTACTACAACAATCAATAGCAGACAGCCTTATGTTGTTAACGGTACCGCTTTCGGAGACGTAAATGAGGACGGCACTGTAAATCAGAAAGACGTTGACCTTCTTAGAAACTATATTGCAGACCCAGCAGCATATCCACTTACAGAACAGGGGGCAAAGAACGCAAATGTTTCTACCATGGGCGATGATAAGATTACAGCAGAAGATGTTGATATTCTTGTAAAATATATTGAGGGTTCTGTAAGCAAGCTACCACAGTATGCAGGTGCTGCAAGCGGTCCAAACGACGAACCTGTTGACGGTATCCTCTACGGTGACGCTAACTGCGACAGAAATGTTGATATGTCCGACGTTGTTATTATCATGCAGAGCCTTGCTAATCCTAACAAGTACGGCATAAACGGCACTGACAAGAACCACCTTACAGAGCTTGGCTCCAATCAGGGTGACGTTGACAGAGCTGTTGAGGGAATCACTTCAAATGATGCGCTCTTTATCCAGGAGTATCTCCTCCACAAGAGAGCAAACCTCTTCCCATCTGTAAAATAA
- a CDS encoding putative ABC transporter permease — translation MAKIKELLEKQTIQKLFLCFWMYAVMGWCYEVFLEVVVYKWGFHNRGNMFGPYCPIYGVGALLFLLCFGWLMRKKNVKWLNIVKPLLIFLGCMAVATLVELAATYILEATTGSWPWQTYARYKYNFQARIALSTSVRFGLGGLLFMYLVQPFFDWLLAKPKPRTLNIIALAVLVIVLADFIFTKATGYTPKLAEAAMFIHHIVFIH, via the coding sequence ATGGCAAAGATAAAGGAATTATTGGAAAAACAAACTATTCAGAAGCTGTTTCTCTGCTTCTGGATGTATGCGGTAATGGGCTGGTGCTATGAGGTATTCCTCGAGGTAGTGGTCTATAAATGGGGCTTCCATAACAGGGGCAATATGTTTGGTCCTTACTGTCCCATATACGGCGTGGGAGCACTTCTGTTCCTGCTGTGCTTCGGGTGGCTCATGCGGAAGAAGAACGTGAAATGGCTGAATATAGTCAAACCGCTGCTCATCTTCCTGGGGTGTATGGCAGTCGCCACACTGGTGGAGCTGGCAGCAACTTACATACTTGAAGCAACAACGGGCTCGTGGCCGTGGCAGACCTACGCGCGGTACAAGTACAACTTCCAGGCGCGTATCGCCCTGAGTACCTCTGTCCGCTTCGGACTTGGCGGTCTGCTGTTCATGTATTTAGTACAACCTTTCTTCGACTGGCTCCTAGCAAAGCCCAAGCCCAGAACACTCAATATCATCGCACTTGCAGTGCTGGTGATAGTCCTTGCGGACTTCATCTTCACAAAGGCTACGGGCTACACACCGAAACTGGCAGAAGCCGCAATGTTCATTCATCATATAGTATTTATACATTAA
- the purN gene encoding phosphoribosylglycinamide formyltransferase: MKNIVVLVSGGGTNLQALIDAEKSGVIKGGKITCVISSKEGVYALERAKNNDIPTRVIPRKEYSDSVSYSKAILAALNEEKADLVVLAGFMTILDECVTKAYAYKIINVHPALIPSFCGEGFYGLKVHEAALSYGVKVSGATIHFVNEEADAGAIILQGVVSVEKDDTPEVLQRRIMENVEWKLLPQAVSLFCQDRIDIVDGKAYVK, from the coding sequence ATGAAGAATATAGTCGTGCTCGTTTCGGGCGGCGGCACTAATTTACAGGCTCTTATCGACGCCGAAAAGTCGGGCGTCATCAAGGGCGGAAAAATAACCTGCGTTATCTCCTCAAAGGAGGGCGTTTACGCTCTCGAGCGTGCAAAAAACAACGATATTCCCACAAGAGTTATCCCCCGTAAAGAATACTCTGACAGCGTGAGCTACAGCAAAGCCATTCTCGCGGCACTTAACGAGGAAAAAGCCGACCTTGTGGTACTGGCAGGCTTTATGACTATCCTCGATGAGTGCGTCACAAAGGCTTACGCTTATAAAATAATAAACGTACACCCTGCACTTATTCCCTCATTCTGCGGCGAGGGCTTCTACGGACTTAAAGTTCACGAAGCTGCTCTTTCCTACGGAGTAAAGGTCAGCGGTGCTACCATACACTTCGTAAACGAAGAAGCCGACGCAGGAGCTATCATACTTCAGGGCGTTGTCAGCGTGGAAAAGGACGACACTCCCGAGGTGCTTCAGCGCCGCATAATGGAAAATGTGGAGTGGAAGCTTCTTCCACAGGCGGTATCTCTCTTCTGTCAGGACAGGATAGACATCGTTGACGGAAAGGCTTACGTAAAATAA
- the purD gene encoding phosphoribosylamine--glycine ligase produces MKNILVVGGGGREHAIIMKLAESPNVGKLYCTPGNGGISKYAECFNVGATDVDGVVALAKELRPDMVVVAPDDPLVLGMVDALQAEGFMTFGPKANAAIIEGSKVFSKELMKKYGIPTAFYEVFTESDKAIAYLKEQNSYPAVIKADGLALGKGVIIAQNEEEAVAAVHEMIDELKFGKSSARIVIEEFLTGPEVSVLSFTDGKTIVPMISSMDHKRALDGDKGLNTGGMGTISPNPCYTEDIAKECMEKIFIPTMNAMNAEGRTFEGCLYFGLMITPKGPKVIEYNCRFGDPETQVVLPMLDADLYEIFEAIYNHELDKVDIKWHKGSCACVVMASGGYPESYPKGIVMNGFDDKGQVEGCFVYHAGTKLSEDGKFLTNGGRVIGVTAKGDSLQAALDKAYEGVAKISFEGAHYRKDIGQRALKALG; encoded by the coding sequence ATGAAGAACATATTAGTAGTAGGCGGCGGCGGACGCGAACACGCCATTATCATGAAGCTGGCTGAAAGCCCCAATGTGGGTAAGCTTTACTGTACTCCCGGAAACGGCGGTATCTCAAAGTACGCTGAGTGCTTCAATGTTGGCGCTACAGACGTTGACGGCGTAGTCGCTCTGGCAAAGGAGCTCAGACCCGATATGGTAGTAGTCGCTCCCGATGACCCGCTGGTACTCGGTATGGTGGACGCTTTGCAGGCAGAGGGCTTCATGACCTTCGGTCCAAAGGCAAATGCAGCTATAATCGAGGGCTCAAAGGTGTTCTCAAAGGAACTCATGAAGAAGTACGGTATCCCTACTGCTTTCTATGAGGTATTCACCGAGTCAGACAAGGCTATCGCTTACCTCAAAGAGCAGAACAGCTACCCCGCTGTTATCAAGGCTGACGGACTTGCTCTCGGAAAGGGCGTTATCATCGCTCAGAACGAGGAGGAGGCTGTTGCAGCTGTACATGAGATGATAGACGAGCTCAAATTCGGAAAGAGCTCTGCAAGAATAGTTATAGAGGAATTCCTCACAGGTCCCGAGGTATCGGTACTCAGCTTTACTGACGGCAAGACTATCGTTCCTATGATATCATCTATGGACCACAAGCGTGCTCTCGACGGCGACAAGGGGCTCAACACAGGCGGTATGGGCACTATATCTCCCAATCCCTGCTACACAGAGGATATCGCCAAGGAGTGCATGGAGAAGATATTCATACCCACTATGAACGCTATGAACGCCGAGGGACGCACATTCGAGGGCTGTCTCTACTTCGGACTTATGATAACTCCAAAGGGACCAAAGGTAATAGAGTACAACTGCCGCTTCGGCGACCCCGAGACACAGGTAGTTCTCCCCATGCTGGACGCTGACCTCTACGAGATATTCGAGGCTATCTACAACCATGAGCTTGACAAGGTGGATATCAAGTGGCATAAGGGCAGCTGTGCCTGCGTAGTAATGGCAAGCGGCGGCTATCCCGAAAGCTATCCAAAGGGCATCGTAATGAACGGCTTCGACGACAAGGGTCAGGTAGAGGGCTGCTTCGTATACCATGCAGGTACAAAGCTCTCCGAGGACGGAAAGTTCCTTACCAACGGCGGACGTGTCATCGGCGTGACAGCAAAGGGCGACAGCTTGCAGGCTGCTCTCGACAAGGCTTATGAGGGTGTTGCCAAAATAAGCTTTGAGGGCGCTCACTACAGAAAAGATATCGGACAGAGAGCTCTTAAAGCTCTCGGTTAA
- a CDS encoding amidophosphoribosyltransferase, translating to MGGFFGAASKNDCVTDVFFGTDYHSHLGTRRGGMTSWSEENGFQRNIHSIENSPFRTKFENDVVNMRGKLCIGCISDTDPQPILVRSKLGIYAICSVGIIRNADKLVDELLEQGCANFESMSSGNINSGDLIGALIAQKSSFVEGIRYAQEKIEGTMSLIILTDKSIIAARDRFGRLPIIIGKRSDGFCLSTESFAFQKLGYATYRELDAGEIVELTADECKVLDKGDPSKMKICTFLWTYYGYPNAVYEGVNVEVMRTRNGEIMAENDIKNGRLPDVDYICGVPDSGTPHAIGYANKSGIPFARPFIKYTPTWPRSFMPTNQSMRNQVAKMKLIPVHELINGKKLLFVDDSIVRGTQMRETVEFLYEHGAKEVHMRSACPPIMYGCKYLNFSRSTSEMELIARQIIDEFEGPVGVRHIEEYSNSATERGRRLRDEICKRLRLTSLEFQTLEGTEKAVGLEACKLCTYCWNGKE from the coding sequence ATGGGCGGTTTTTTTGGTGCAGCCTCTAAAAACGACTGCGTTACCGACGTATTCTTCGGAACAGACTATCATTCACATCTGGGCACAAGAAGAGGCGGTATGACCTCATGGTCGGAGGAGAACGGATTCCAGAGAAATATCCACAGCATCGAGAATTCTCCCTTCCGTACAAAGTTCGAGAATGATGTTGTAAATATGAGAGGCAAGCTCTGTATCGGCTGTATCAGCGATACAGACCCTCAGCCTATCCTTGTGCGCTCAAAGCTGGGTATCTACGCTATTTGCTCTGTAGGCATCATCAGAAACGCAGACAAGCTGGTAGACGAGCTCCTTGAACAGGGCTGCGCTAACTTTGAGTCAATGAGCAGCGGCAATATCAACTCGGGCGACCTTATCGGCGCTCTCATCGCTCAGAAGAGCTCATTCGTTGAGGGTATCCGCTACGCTCAGGAGAAGATAGAGGGAACTATGTCCCTTATCATACTCACAGATAAAAGTATCATCGCCGCAAGAGACCGCTTCGGCAGACTTCCTATAATCATAGGCAAGAGAAGCGACGGCTTCTGCCTGTCAACCGAGTCATTTGCTTTCCAGAAGCTTGGCTATGCCACATACAGAGAGCTTGACGCAGGCGAGATAGTAGAGCTCACAGCCGACGAATGTAAGGTACTGGACAAGGGCGATCCTTCAAAGATGAAGATATGCACCTTCCTCTGGACCTACTACGGCTATCCCAATGCCGTATACGAGGGCGTAAACGTTGAAGTTATGCGTACCCGCAACGGTGAGATAATGGCTGAAAACGACATCAAGAACGGCAGACTTCCCGATGTTGACTACATCTGCGGAGTTCCGGATTCAGGCACTCCCCACGCTATCGGCTATGCAAACAAGAGCGGTATCCCATTTGCAAGACCGTTCATCAAGTATACTCCCACATGGCCAAGAAGCTTCATGCCCACAAACCAGAGCATGAGAAATCAGGTAGCCAAAATGAAGCTCATTCCCGTACATGAGCTCATAAACGGAAAGAAGCTCCTCTTCGTTGACGACAGTATCGTAAGAGGAACACAGATGAGAGAGACAGTAGAATTCCTCTACGAGCACGGCGCAAAAGAGGTACATATGCGCTCTGCCTGTCCTCCTATCATGTACGGCTGCAAGTACCTCAACTTCTCACGCAGCACCTCCGAGATGGAGCTTATCGCACGCCAGATAATCGACGAATTTGAGGGCCCCGTAGGCGTAAGACACATCGAGGAGTACAGCAATTCCGCAACTGAAAGAGGCCGCAGACTCAGAGATGAGATATGCAAGAGGCTCCGCCTTACCTCACTGGAATTCCAGACCCTTGAGGGCACAGAAAAGGCTGTAGGTCTCGAAGCCTGCAAGCTCTGCACATATTGCTGGAACGGTAAAGAATAA
- a CDS encoding phosphoribosylaminoimidazolecarboxamide formyltransferase: MSNEMQLKYGCNPNQKPSRVYMADGSELPIEVLCGKPGYINLLDAFNGWQLVKELKAATGMCAATSFKHVSPAGAAIGRPLSDDLKKIYWVDDLGELTPLASAYARARGADRMSSYGDFIALSDKVDVCTAKMIQREVSDGVIAPDYDPEALEILKSKRKGTYCILKMDESYKPAPIETKQVYGVSFEQGRNELDINRELLANVVTENKDIPDDKKDDLLISLITLKYTQSNSVCYVKDGQAIGIGAGQQSRIHCTRLAGQKADNWWLRQSPQVMGLQFVDDIRRADRDNAIDVYIGDEYEDVLREGEWQRIFKVKPAVFTREEKKAWLAKNTGVCLGSDAFFPFGDNIERAKKSGVEYIAEPGGSIRDDNVIETCNKYNIAMAFTGIRLFHH, from the coding sequence ATGTCAAATGAAATGCAGTTAAAATACGGCTGTAACCCCAATCAGAAGCCTTCAAGAGTTTATATGGCTGACGGCAGCGAGCTCCCTATCGAGGTGCTCTGCGGCAAGCCGGGCTATATCAATCTCCTTGACGCATTCAACGGCTGGCAGCTCGTTAAGGAGCTGAAGGCTGCTACAGGTATGTGCGCAGCTACCTCATTCAAGCACGTATCTCCCGCAGGCGCTGCTATCGGCAGACCTCTCAGCGACGATCTCAAAAAGATCTACTGGGTAGACGATCTGGGCGAGCTCACTCCCCTTGCAAGCGCTTACGCAAGAGCAAGAGGTGCTGACAGAATGTCCTCTTACGGCGATTTCATCGCTCTTTCCGACAAGGTAGACGTTTGCACAGCAAAGATGATACAGCGCGAGGTATCAGACGGCGTTATCGCTCCCGACTACGATCCCGAGGCTCTGGAAATACTCAAGTCCAAGAGAAAGGGCACTTACTGCATACTCAAAATGGACGAGAGCTACAAGCCTGCTCCTATCGAGACAAAGCAGGTATACGGCGTATCTTTCGAGCAGGGACGCAACGAGCTTGACATCAACCGTGAGCTCCTCGCTAATGTAGTTACTGAGAACAAGGATATCCCCGACGACAAGAAGGACGATCTCCTTATCTCTCTCATCACACTGAAATACACACAGTCCAACTCCGTTTGCTACGTAAAGGACGGACAGGCTATCGGTATCGGTGCAGGACAGCAGTCCCGTATCCACTGCACACGTCTTGCAGGTCAGAAGGCTGACAACTGGTGGCTGAGACAGTCCCCGCAGGTAATGGGACTTCAGTTCGTTGACGATATCCGCCGCGCAGACCGCGACAACGCTATCGACGTATACATCGGCGACGAGTACGAGGACGTTCTCCGTGAGGGCGAGTGGCAGCGTATCTTCAAGGTAAAGCCTGCTGTATTCACACGCGAGGAGAAGAAGGCATGGCTTGCTAAGAACACAGGCGTTTGTCTCGGTTCGGACGCATTCTTCCCATTCGGCGACAACATCGAGAGAGCTAAGAAGTCAGGCGTTGAGTACATTGCAGAGCCGGGCGGTTCTATCCGTGACGACAACGTTATCGAGACCTGCAACAAGTACAACATCGCAATGGCATTCACAGGCATTCGTCTGTTCCACCACTAA
- the purM gene encoding phosphoribosylformylglycinamidine cyclo-ligase, with protein MNNSFSESYKKAGVDVTAGYKSVELMKEHIARTMIKGALSGIGGFGGLFELDMTGISKPVLVSGTDGVGTKIKLAFIMDKHDTVGIDCVAMCVNDIICCGAKPQFFLDYIACGKNYPEKIATIVSGVAEGCVQAQCALIGGETAEHPGLMPEDEYDLAGFSVGVVDKDKILRPDTQKAGDVLIAIKSSGVHSNGFSLVRRVFDVNEQNLNMHFDDLGTTLGECLLTPTRIYVKAVMSLLDAVNVKSISHITGGGFYENIPRSLPKNLAAKIERNAVQILPIFDLIKRTGDIPERDMFNTFNMGVGMIVSVDKNDTDKAIAAIKAAGEDAYVLGELVESEEGVIIC; from the coding sequence ATGAACAACAGTTTTTCCGAAAGCTACAAGAAGGCAGGCGTTGACGTTACCGCAGGCTACAAGTCGGTTGAGCTCATGAAGGAGCATATCGCCCGCACTATGATAAAGGGCGCTCTCTCAGGCATAGGCGGCTTCGGCGGTCTCTTTGAGCTGGATATGACAGGTATCAGCAAGCCTGTTCTCGTTTCGGGCACAGACGGCGTTGGTACAAAGATCAAGCTCGCTTTCATCATGGATAAGCATGATACAGTAGGTATCGACTGCGTTGCCATGTGCGTAAACGATATCATCTGCTGCGGCGCAAAGCCACAGTTCTTCCTTGATTATATCGCCTGCGGCAAGAACTATCCAGAGAAGATAGCTACTATCGTTTCAGGCGTAGCAGAGGGCTGCGTTCAGGCACAGTGCGCTCTCATCGGCGGCGAGACTGCCGAGCACCCCGGTCTTATGCCCGAGGACGAATACGACCTTGCAGGCTTCTCTGTAGGTGTTGTCGACAAGGACAAGATCCTCCGGCCCGATACTCAGAAGGCAGGCGACGTTCTCATCGCTATCAAGTCCAGCGGCGTTCACTCAAACGGCTTCTCTCTCGTAAGAAGAGTATTTGACGTAAACGAGCAGAACCTCAATATGCACTTCGACGATCTGGGAACTACTCTCGGCGAATGCCTCCTCACACCTACACGCATCTATGTTAAGGCTGTAATGAGCCTTCTCGACGCTGTAAACGTTAAGTCTATCTCACATATCACAGGCGGCGGCTTCTATGAGAATATCCCACGTTCTCTCCCCAAGAACCTTGCAGCAAAGATCGAGAGGAACGCAGTACAGATACTTCCTATCTTCGACCTTATCAAGAGAACAGGCGATATCCCCGAGAGAGATATGTTCAACACATTCAATATGGGCGTCGGCATGATAGTATCAGTTGACAAGAACGACACTGACAAGGCTATAGCAGCTATCAAGGCTGCAGGCGAGGACGCTTACGTTCTGGGCGAGCTGGTCGAGTCCGAAGAGGGCGTTATCATCTGCTGA
- a CDS encoding expansin EXLX1 family cellulose-binding protein: MKFVKIAAVGMVCAILAVSPLYGGAASQIDFDYNCDGRVDSFDLITARKNEEISRAELNALQKFVLGVNGKAPTEFEIPDLPIDEDCILEPKGTVHTGEGTFYGGGYTGGHAMLDPVSHDYWIVAMNHYDYNEAQLAGAYLEVTGESGTIKMLVTDELPEGKKGDLDLYTDAFPLIAPVEKGRVPVSWKIIPLDTAENAPICFKYKEGSTEFWCGVQVRNHRYPITKLEYLNADGEFVEIPRRPYNYFESRDMGAGPFTFRITDIYGQVVIDKDIPLSYDDTEIIQGHVQFPE, encoded by the coding sequence ATGAAATTCGTTAAAATAGCGGCTGTGGGAATGGTATGTGCCATTCTTGCAGTATCGCCTTTATACGGCGGAGCTGCTTCACAAATAGATTTTGACTATAACTGTGACGGCAGAGTGGACAGCTTCGACCTAATAACTGCACGAAAAAATGAGGAGATATCAAGAGCTGAGCTCAATGCTCTCCAGAAATTCGTGCTGGGAGTAAACGGCAAGGCTCCCACAGAATTTGAGATACCCGACCTGCCCATTGACGAGGACTGTATCCTTGAACCAAAGGGCACTGTACATACCGGCGAGGGCACCTTCTACGGCGGCGGATACACAGGCGGTCACGCTATGCTTGACCCTGTGTCCCATGACTACTGGATAGTCGCAATGAACCATTACGACTACAACGAGGCTCAGCTTGCAGGGGCTTATCTTGAAGTTACAGGTGAGTCGGGCACTATAAAAATGCTGGTAACGGACGAGCTCCCCGAGGGCAAAAAGGGCGACCTTGACCTCTATACGGACGCTTTCCCCCTTATCGCTCCCGTTGAGAAAGGCAGAGTTCCCGTAAGCTGGAAGATAATCCCCCTTGATACCGCGGAGAATGCTCCCATATGCTTCAAATACAAAGAGGGCAGCACGGAATTCTGGTGCGGAGTGCAGGTGCGCAATCACCGCTATCCTATAACCAAGCTTGAATACCTCAATGCAGACGGCGAGTTCGTGGAGATACCACGCCGTCCGTATAACTATTTCGAGTCAAGAGATATGGGCGCAGGTCCTTTCACTTTCCGCATAACCGATATATACGGTCAGGTAGTCATCGACAAGGATATCCCCCTCTCATACGACGATACCGAAATAATACAGGGACACGTTCAGTTCCCCGAATAA